Genomic DNA from Desulfurivibrio alkaliphilus AHT 2:
ATTCGACCACCCCATTGCCGCCTACCAGGTCAGCGGCGAGTACGCCATGCTCAAGGCCGCCGCCATCAACGGCTGGCTCGACGAAGAGCGGGTGATGGCCGAAAGTCTGCTCTCTTTGCGCCGGGCCGGGGCCGATATGATTCTGACTTATTTTGCCAAGCAGATGGCCAAGTTGTTGTAACAGTGCCGGCCCGGTGGGCGCTGCGGTAAATTTATCTCCGGGGAGGGATTTTGTTTATTTTTTCTGTTTTACCATGGTCGCTCAGGTTGGCGGTTGTGGTGGGGCTGGCGCTGCTGCTTGGCGGCTGCGGTTCTTCCCGCCTGGTACTGGCTGAGCAAAGCGAGCTGACCCAACTGCATGAAGAGCTGCAACGGCAGCAACTGCAACTGGCCGAGTTGGCCCTGGCCCAGGATGAAACCCATTTCAGCCTGCTGGATGCCGCTGAGGAAATGAGGCGGCAGCTGGCCGAGATAGCTGCCGACCAGAAGGGGATGCTGACCAGGCAGCAGGAATGGGAAGAGTTTGTCCGCGATAATCACCTGCTGAGATCGGCCCAGGAAGAGCAAAAAGCGGCTTTGCAGGTTGAACTGCCGGCCTTTGCCAGGACGGCCGACGACAAACAACTGGTTGGCGCCGTGGAAAAGGTGTTTCTTGCGCCGCCCGGTTCCATGTTTTCCGCCCGGATCGATACCGGTGCCACCACCTCATCGCTGGATGCCCACGATATTGAACGTTTTGAGCGAGACGGCGAGAGCTGGGTGCGCTTTGTCCTGGTAGATCCCGAAGACGACCGCCGGATCACCATGGAGCGCAAGGTG
This window encodes:
- a CDS encoding ATP-dependent zinc protease family protein, yielding MFIFSVLPWSLRLAVVVGLALLLGGCGSSRLVLAEQSELTQLHEELQRQQLQLAELALAQDETHFSLLDAAEEMRRQLAEIAADQKGMLTRQQEWEEFVRDNHLLRSAQEEQKAALQVELPAFARTADDKQLVGAVEKVFLAPPGSMFSARIDTGATTSSLDAHDIERFERDGESWVRFVLVDPEDDRRITMERKVVRHARIIQAVAEDPERRPVVKLGVTVGHNTQTAEFTLSDRRHLEHPVLIGRNILRDIMVVDVSQRNIAPPRPPEEFVHPLPEE